The sequence TCAGGGAATTGAAGCACAGACGCTTGCGAATGTTTATTTGGCGCTGGATAATGATTTAGAAATTTTACCAGTGATTAATAAAATTGATTTACCAGCCGCAGATCCAGAAAGAGTCCGTGGAGAGATTGAAGAAGTTATAGGAATTGATGCCAGCGAAGCGGTGCTTGCAAGTGCAAAAGCCGGCATTGGGATTGAAGATATTCTAGAGCAAATTGTCGAGCTTGTTCCCCAACCAACAGGCGATTTAGAAGCTCCATTGAAAGCTTTAATCTTTGATTCTATTTATGATAGTTATCGAGGTGTTATTTTAAATGTTCGAATTGTTGATGGGGTAGTAAAACCTGGGGATACAATTATGTTGATGAATAACGGAAAGAAATTTGAAGTGATGGAAGTGGGCATCTTTTCACCAAAAACAGTAGCAAGAGATTATTTGATGGTGGGCGATGTGGGATATATCACTGCGAGTATCAAGACGGTCAAAGATACGCAAGTTGGAGATACAGTGACGCTTGCAAATAATCCAGCACAAGAAGCCTTGCCAGGGTATCGTAAGATGAATCCGATGGTTTATTGTGGATTGTATCCGATTGATACTTCACGTTACAATGACTTACGCGAAGCACTTGAAAAATTACAGCTAAATGATTCTGCGTTACAATTTGAGGCAGAAACCTCGCAAGCTTTAGGCTTTGGCTTTAGATGTGGATTTTTGGGCTTGCTCCATATGGATGTGGTGCAAGAGCGTTTGGAAAGAGAATTTAACTTGTCCTTAATCACGACAGCTCCCTCTGTAATCTATCATGTTAATTTGACAGACGGAACTCAAGTTGTTGTAGATAACCCAGCTGATTTTCCAGAACCTGGTGTGATGCAATCGGTAGAAGAGCCTTATGTCAAAGCATCAATCATGGTCCCTAACGAGTTTGTAGGGGCAGTAATGGAAATAGCTCAAAGAAAACGTGGCGACTTTGTTACGATGGATTATTTGGATGAGTATCGTGTCAATGTGATTTATGAAATTCCACTTTCAGAAATTGTTTTTGATTTCTTTGATCGTTTGAAATCAAGTACAAAAGGATATGCATCACTAGATTATGAATTAGTAGGATATCGTCAAAGCCGTCTTGTGAAGATGGACATTCTCTTAAATGGAGAAACGGTGGATGCACTTAGCTTTATTGTTCACCGCGATTTTGCTTATGAAAGAGGAAAAGCCATTGTTGAAAAGCTAAAAAAATTGATTCCGCGTCAACAATTTGAGGTACCGATTCAAGCAACGATTGGTCAAAAAGTAGTCGCACGCTCAGATATTAAAGCATTGCGTAAAAATGTGCTAGCCAAATGTTACGGTGGAGATGTCTCTCGGAAGCGAAAACTGTTAGAGAAACAAAAAGAGGGGAAAAAACGGATGAAACAAATTGGTTCTGTAGAAGTACCTCAAGAAGCCTTTATGGCAGTTTTGAAAATGGACGAGGACGAACCGAAGAAATAAAAGAATCCAGAGGAAACTTCCTCTGGATTTTTACTGATTTTATGGTATTTTTTGATTATCCGGAAAAGCACAGCCTTTTTCGGTAGAAACCCTCTTGAAATTCTTATATATATCAACTAGTATTGTGTTAGGAATAGTAAGAAAGAAGGCTGTATTCATGAAAATACTCTATTTTTCTGCTTCGGGAAATACAGAAGCATTTGTCAATAAGTTAAAAGATTACGGGGATCAACAACATCAAGTGGATTCGACAAAACAAACAATAGAATTAATGCGAATAGAAGACGAATCCTCATTTGACATTATTGAAGAACCATTCGTCGCCTTTGTTCCTACTTATCTTGATGGTGGAAATGGACTAGATAATGGGACGCAAGAAATTATTACCAACACATTGGGGGAGTTTATTGAATATAAAGACAATTCCAAGCGTTTGTTAGGGGTTGTAGGGAGTGGCAATCGCAATTTTAATTGGCAATATTGCTTAACAGCTAAGCAGTATGCTCAAAAATTTTCAGTACCTTTTCTAGCAGATTATGAACTACGTGGCACACAAGCCGACTGTGATAAAATTTACACCATTCTACAAAAAGTATTCTCAAAATAAAAACTTATGAGGAGAAGATAAAATGAAATTGACAAAGAGCTTTGAACAAG is a genomic window of Vagococcus entomophilus containing:
- the lepA gene encoding translation elongation factor 4 — protein: MNIEEMKKRQKMIRNFSIIAHIDHGKSTLADRILEMTNTVSSREMQEQLLDSMDLERERGITIKLNAVELHYEAKDGQTYIFHLIDTPGHVDFTYEVSRSLAACEGAILVVDAAQGIEAQTLANVYLALDNDLEILPVINKIDLPAADPERVRGEIEEVIGIDASEAVLASAKAGIGIEDILEQIVELVPQPTGDLEAPLKALIFDSIYDSYRGVILNVRIVDGVVKPGDTIMLMNNGKKFEVMEVGIFSPKTVARDYLMVGDVGYITASIKTVKDTQVGDTVTLANNPAQEALPGYRKMNPMVYCGLYPIDTSRYNDLREALEKLQLNDSALQFEAETSQALGFGFRCGFLGLLHMDVVQERLEREFNLSLITTAPSVIYHVNLTDGTQVVVDNPADFPEPGVMQSVEEPYVKASIMVPNEFVGAVMEIAQRKRGDFVTMDYLDEYRVNVIYEIPLSEIVFDFFDRLKSSTKGYASLDYELVGYRQSRLVKMDILLNGETVDALSFIVHRDFAYERGKAIVEKLKKLIPRQQFEVPIQATIGQKVVARSDIKALRKNVLAKCYGGDVSRKRKLLEKQKEGKKRMKQIGSVEVPQEAFMAVLKMDEDEPKK
- the nrdI gene encoding class Ib ribonucleoside-diphosphate reductase assembly flavoprotein NrdI; protein product: MKILYFSASGNTEAFVNKLKDYGDQQHQVDSTKQTIELMRIEDESSFDIIEEPFVAFVPTYLDGGNGLDNGTQEIITNTLGEFIEYKDNSKRLLGVVGSGNRNFNWQYCLTAKQYAQKFSVPFLADYELRGTQADCDKIYTILQKVFSK